A DNA window from Engystomops pustulosus chromosome 10, aEngPut4.maternal, whole genome shotgun sequence contains the following coding sequences:
- the HECTD3 gene encoding E3 ubiquitin-protein ligase HECTD3, which produces MLEGSDPRRLLGQIRCVLECIASVRHAAPLPEVLCYVPGEVLYKICKDPSSASSARSLLTVWEAPGYSKQNLKMLSRATVEVRKGSCVRATGEEYGNANGLWVKLSKEQMAEYRESCDMAEGWVLLCRKDEGGDRLVPIESPDKTFRQQQLFGVDYNPLSRWEDVVDATYSMRLGRKTRITEPDADAVQKLRSVPPSWTYECDEDLVHFLHERVGKEDESLGNMKQFVESINVSSATEENNLSCLTDGQHDTYWESDGSHGQHWIQLHMKEGTIVKKLLLTVDSTDENYMPKRVMVYGGERDALKKLNDVIIEDNLIGDVCVLEDMTCHVPLVEIRITECYDEGIDVRIRGIKIKSSKERDLGLTADMFHPPNLVRYPRLEAIDPDVLYRRATVIQRFVKLLDGVLHHLVPVWDHSIGTFNQLKHIKQFLLLSKRRCPLITQCLKDSETSKPEFMPRLYINRRLAVEHRDNPALDPTYKKSVFSQVYEGLKPTDKTEKPLDYRWPVRYDQWWECKFIAEGIIDQGGGFRDSLADISEELCPSSADSPVPLPFFVRTSNQGNGTGEARDMYIPNPSCRDLAKYEWIGQLMGAALRGKEFLVLALPGLVWKRLTGEEVTWSKDFPAVDSLLVKLLEMMELMDKDTFEYKFGGELTYTTVLSDQRMVELIPGGSNISVRYEERLEFIHMVQKARLEESKEQIDALQAGLLKVVPQAVLDLLTWQELEKRVCGDPEISVDALKKLTCFEDLEPTDIRVQYFWEALNNFTNEDRSRFLRFVTGRSRLPAPIYIYPDKSGSDTTDSLPESSTCSSTLYLPNYPSVKICEEKLRYAAYNCVAIDTDMNPWED; this is translated from the exons ATGCTGGAGGGCAGTGACCCACGCCGTCTCCTGGGGCAGATCCGCTGTGTGCTGGAGTGTATCGCCAGCGTCCGCCATGCTGCACCGCTCCCTGAGGTGCTGTGCTACGTGCCAGGGGAAGTTCTGTACAAGATCTGTAAGGACCCCAGCAGCGCGTCCTCCGCCCGCTCCCTGCTCACTGTATGGGAGGCTCCCGGATACTCCAAGCAGAACCTCAAGATGCTGTCACGCGCCACGGTGGAAGTGCGGAAAGGAAGCTGCGTGCGAGCCACGGGGGAAGAGTACGGCAACGCCAACGGCCTCTGGGTGAAGCTGAGCAAG GAGCAGATGGCGGAGTATCGGGAAAGCTGTGACATGGCAGAGGGCTGGGTGCTGCTCTGCCGGAAGGACGAGGGTGGGGACAGGCTGGTGCCCATCGAGTCGCCCGATAAAACCTTTAGACAGCAGCAGTTATTTGGGGTGGACTACAATCCCCTCAGCAG GTGGGAGGACGTTGTGGACGCCACATACTCCATGCGTCTCGGAAGGAAAACCCGTATCACAGAGCCCGATGCTGATGCGGTTCAGAAACTACG GTCCGTCCCTCCCTCCTGGACATACGAATGTGATGAGGATCTGGTGCACTTCCTACACGAGCGCGTGGGGAAGGAGGATGAGAGTTTAGGGAACATGAAGCAGTTTGTGGAGAGCATCAATGTGTCCTCAGCCACG GaggagaacaatctgtcctgccTGACGGACGGACAACACGACACGTACTGGGAGAGCGATGGATCCCACGGCCAGCACTGGATCCAGCTGCACATGAAGGAGGGAACCATCGTCAA GAAGCTGCTGCTGACAGTCGACTCCACAGACGAGAACTACATGCCCAAGAGGGTGATGGTGTACGGGGGCGAGAGGGACGCCCTGAAGAAGCTGAATGATGTCATCATAGAGGA TAACCTGATTGGTGACGTGTGTGTCCTGGAGGACATGACATGTCACGTCCCACTCGTCGAGATCAGGATCACTGAATGTTATG ATGAAGGGATCGATGTCCGTATCCGAGGGATTAAGATTAAGTCTTCTAAGGAGAGGGATTTGGGGCTGACGGCCGATATGTTTCATCCTCCCAACCTGGTCCGATACCCTCGCCTGGAGGCCATCGATCCTGACGTCCTGTACCGGAGAGCCACCGTTATCCAGAG ATTTGTGAAGCTCCTGGACGGCGTCCTCCATCATCTCGTTCCTGTCTGGGATCACAGTATCGGCACTTTTAACCAGTTGAAG CATATTAAGCAGTTCCTGCTCCTGTCCAAGCGCCGCTGCCCGCTCATCACTCAGTGCCTGAAGGACTCAGAGACCAGTAAACCCGAATTCATGCCGCGCCTGTACATAAACCGCAGACTGGCCGTGGAGCACAGGGACAACCCGGCGCTGGACCCCACATACAAGAAGAGCGTCTTCAGCCAG GTATATGAAGGTCTGAAGCCCACGGATAAGACGGAGAAGCCGCTAGATTACCG GTGGCCGGTGCGTTACGACCAGTGGTGGGAATGTAAATTCATAGCAGAAGGGATCATTGATCAAG GTGGAGGTTTTCGGGACAGTCTGGCGGATATATCGGAGGAGCTCTGCCCCAGCTCTGCTGATTCCCCCGTGCCGCTGCCATTTTTTGTTCGCACTTCAAATCAG GGGAATGGCACCGGAGAGGCGCGGGATATGTACATCCCCAACCCCTCCTGCAGGGATCTGGCAAAGTACGAGTGGATCGGGCAGCTGATGGGCGCAGCGCTGCGGGGAAAGGAGTTCCTG GTCCTGGCATTACCCGGCCTCGTATGGAAGCGGCTGACCGGGGAGGAGGTGACCTGGAGCAAAGATTTCCCAGCTGTGGATTCTCTGCTG GTGAAACTCCTGGAGATGATGGAGCTGATGGATAAGGACACATTTGAGTACAAGTTTGGTGGAGAGCTGACTTACACTACAGTTCTCAGCGATCAGAGGATGGTGGAGCTGATACCCGGGGGAAGCAACATCTCTGTGCGATACGAGGAGCGGCTGGAATTCATTCACATGGTGCAGAAAGCTCGACTGGAGGAGAGCAAAGAGCAG ATAGATGCTCTCCAGGCGGGGCTGCTGAAGGTTGTACCTCAGGCTGTATTGGATCTTCTCACTTGGCAGGAACTGGAGAAGAGAGTCTGCGGGGATCCTGAGATTTCTGTGGATGCCCTGAAAAAACTCA CCTGTTTTGAGGATTTGGAGCCAACAGACATCCGCGTCCAGTATTTCTGGGAGGCGCTGAATAACTTCACAAACG AGGATCGCAGTCGTTTCCTCAGGTTTGTCACGGGTCGGAGTCGTCTTCCGGCACCAATCTACATCTATCCTGATAAATCGGG TTCAGACACTACAGACTCGCTCCCGGAGTCCTCCACCTGCTCCAGCACTTTATACCTCCCCAACTACCCCAG CGTCAAGATCTGTGAGGAGAAGCTGCGCTACGCTGCGTACAACTGTGTGGCCATCGACACCGACATGAACCCGTGGGAGGACTGA